A portion of the Candidatus Nitrosotenuis aquarius genome contains these proteins:
- a CDS encoding LSm family protein: protein MSVDMAVKVLDESIDKVVLIKLKGGKTIRGNLRGFDQHMNLLLDGSEEIPSDGEAKSIGTIVVRGDNVVMISPPPA from the coding sequence ATGTCAGTTGACATGGCAGTAAAAGTACTGGACGAAAGCATAGACAAGGTAGTTCTAATCAAGCTCAAGGGCGGCAAAACCATTCGTGGCAACCTAAGAGGCTTTGATCAACACATGAATCTGCTACTCGACGGCTCAGAAGAGATCCCTTCTGATGGCGAGGCAAAAAGCATAGGAACCATAGTTGTGCGTGGAGATAACGTAGTAATGATATCTCCTCCACCGGCATAG
- a CDS encoding creatininase family protein: MTEIRNLSDPVIRKIRSKSAIIPVGSLEQHGPHLPISTDSDIVTEVAKSLAKKCKMLLCPTIQYGVSFEHAPFVNFSIRDRTLQNYLVDLCVSLDQNNIRKIIILNGHHGNQNALRSISGKIARITNGKTKVFVFSYWRFMDREFDHAGFAETSLMLALTNKAKMKLARKGLSTQNMTIPQRQKISKLASKKFIKATKNGIWGDPTIASKKAGQEIFCEIIQNLSKTVSKLIH, translated from the coding sequence ATGACAGAGATTAGGAACCTCTCCGATCCCGTAATCCGCAAAATCCGCTCAAAGTCGGCAATAATCCCAGTAGGCTCACTAGAACAGCACGGGCCGCACCTGCCAATTTCTACTGATTCCGATATAGTAACCGAGGTGGCAAAGAGCCTTGCCAAAAAATGCAAGATGCTTCTTTGCCCAACCATACAATATGGTGTGTCCTTTGAGCATGCGCCATTTGTCAATTTCAGCATCAGGGACAGGACTTTACAGAACTATTTGGTGGACCTTTGCGTGTCACTAGACCAAAACAACATACGCAAAATAATAATCCTGAATGGCCATCATGGAAACCAGAATGCGTTAAGGTCCATTTCTGGCAAAATAGCCAGGATCACCAATGGCAAGACAAAGGTGTTTGTTTTCTCTTATTGGCGATTCATGGACCGCGAATTTGATCATGCGGGATTTGCAGAGACATCCCTGATGCTTGCGCTAACAAACAAGGCAAAAATGAAGCTTGCGAGAAAAGGCCTCTCCACACAAAACATGACCATACCACAAAGACAGAAAATCTCCAAGCTTGCATCAAAGAAATTCATCAAGGCAACAAAAAACGGAATCTGGGGAGACCCCACAATAGCCAGCAAAAAAGCAGGACAGGAAATTTTTTGCGAAATCATACAGAATTTGTCAAAAACAGTGTCAAAGTTGATACACTGA
- the glmM gene encoding phosphoglucosamine mutase encodes MGKLFGTNGVRGVFGKDFTLEFVHDLTLSFAVYFKKGPILVGYDGRDSSVLVAKVVCSALNYCGLDCNLGGLVPTPALEYATKKLGYSGGIMITASHNPPQYNGIKPVAKDGVEISREDEAKIEKIYFAKKWPKFSKIGKTGTESRIIPTYISGIKSQVNWKKIRSKKFKVALDLGNGAQAVAAPVLCKELGCRTFLINDKIDGQFPGRGSEPTPQNLQKLTRAVSKNKAALGIAFDGDGDRSIFCDDQGKILTGDKSALLLSNHILKKYPRSKIVTCLNSSSAIETLAAKTKSKVIRTKVGSVEVSRKMVPQKALIGFEENGGFMYGKHNAVRDGCMALALALDLLASSNHTITKEMQKIPKTYTTKDKVSCTRNQARKIINALKKEHKNYDTTDGIKIIFDEKNWVMIRPSGTEPIARIYAEADSEPRLEQTMSRYLKKVKSVLGS; translated from the coding sequence ATGGGCAAGCTTTTTGGCACAAACGGAGTTAGAGGCGTTTTTGGCAAAGACTTTACTCTGGAATTTGTCCATGATCTGACACTATCGTTTGCTGTTTATTTCAAAAAAGGCCCAATTCTGGTAGGATACGACGGGCGAGACTCTAGTGTTTTGGTTGCAAAAGTAGTATGCTCCGCTCTGAATTATTGCGGCCTAGACTGTAATCTGGGAGGCCTAGTCCCAACCCCTGCGCTAGAATATGCAACAAAAAAGCTTGGCTATTCTGGCGGAATAATGATTACTGCGTCTCACAACCCACCACAGTACAACGGCATCAAGCCCGTGGCAAAGGACGGCGTGGAAATATCTCGAGAGGATGAGGCAAAAATAGAGAAAATCTATTTTGCCAAAAAATGGCCAAAATTCTCCAAAATAGGAAAAACAGGAACAGAATCAAGAATAATTCCGACCTATATTTCCGGAATAAAGTCGCAGGTAAACTGGAAAAAAATAAGATCAAAGAAATTCAAAGTTGCCCTGGATCTTGGAAATGGAGCGCAAGCAGTTGCGGCACCAGTCTTGTGCAAGGAATTGGGATGTAGAACATTTCTGATTAATGACAAAATAGACGGGCAGTTTCCGGGCAGAGGATCCGAGCCGACCCCGCAAAATCTGCAAAAGCTAACCAGAGCGGTTAGCAAAAACAAGGCGGCGCTTGGAATTGCATTTGATGGCGATGGAGACAGGAGCATCTTTTGCGATGATCAGGGAAAAATTCTCACAGGTGACAAATCCGCATTATTATTATCAAATCACATTCTGAAAAAATATCCGCGATCCAAGATAGTGACCTGCCTTAATTCCAGCTCTGCAATTGAAACGCTTGCGGCAAAAACAAAATCCAAAGTCATTCGCACCAAGGTGGGAAGCGTTGAGGTATCGCGTAAAATGGTCCCACAAAAGGCACTGATCGGCTTTGAGGAAAACGGCGGATTCATGTATGGCAAGCACAACGCAGTCCGTGACGGATGCATGGCACTGGCACTTGCATTGGACTTGCTTGCAAGCTCTAATCATACAATTACAAAAGAGATGCAAAAAATCCCAAAAACCTACACCACAAAGGACAAGGTTTCTTGCACCCGGAACCAAGCAAGAAAAATAATCAACGCCCTAAAAAAAGAACACAAAAACTATGACACAACAGACGGCATCAAAATAATCTTTGATGAGAAAAACTGGGTGATGATTAGGCCAAGCGGAACCGAACCAATAGCGAGAATTTATGCAGAGGCCGACTCGGAACCAAGACTTGAGCAAACCATGTCAAGATATCTCAAAAAAGTAAAGTCCGTGCTTGGCAGCTGA
- a CDS encoding 50S ribosomal protein L37e, giving the protein MGRGTPSMGLFTRKKPHIRCRRCGKNSYHKRQHRCSSCGFPDARIRKYSWIKWYA; this is encoded by the coding sequence ATGGGTCGTGGAACTCCCTCGATGGGGCTTTTTACAAGAAAGAAACCCCACATTCGATGCAGAAGATGCGGAAAGAACTCTTATCACAAAAGACAACACAGATGCTCTAGCTGCGGTTTTCCAGATGCAAGAATTAGAAAATATTCTTGGATCAAATGGTACGCCTAA
- a CDS encoding formyltetrahydrofolate deformylase, producing the protein MKKIRIGITVVGKDREGVVAAFTNLIFQKQGNIEKINQNVIKGLFGMHLEASFSKEIDVKKFDKELQDLGKQLAMGVSVYHEINSNKNIAVFVTKEPHCLEALLAARGQLKGKISVIVGTEKTLEPIAKKAGIPFVLVDEKDQQKAEDHLIEVAKKYDIDLVVLARYMRIMTPNFVWRYPHRIINIHPSLLPAFPGAFAYAQAFERGAKIVGVTAHYVTEELDQGPIIFQDSFKVDSSDTLETIKKKGQELEAQTLLKAVKMHLEGKLEVSWRKVYTK; encoded by the coding sequence ATGAAAAAGATCCGAATAGGAATCACGGTTGTCGGCAAGGACCGCGAGGGAGTGGTTGCGGCATTTACAAATTTGATTTTCCAAAAACAAGGCAATATTGAAAAGATAAACCAAAATGTCATCAAGGGTCTTTTTGGCATGCACCTAGAGGCGTCATTTTCCAAGGAAATTGACGTAAAAAAGTTCGATAAAGAACTCCAAGACCTAGGAAAGCAGCTTGCAATGGGGGTAAGCGTATACCATGAAATCAATTCCAACAAAAACATTGCAGTCTTTGTGACAAAAGAACCGCACTGTCTAGAAGCACTGCTTGCTGCCAGGGGCCAGCTAAAGGGAAAAATCAGCGTCATAGTAGGTACAGAAAAAACACTAGAGCCAATTGCAAAAAAGGCAGGCATACCATTTGTGCTAGTTGATGAAAAAGACCAGCAAAAGGCAGAGGACCACCTAATCGAGGTTGCAAAAAAATACGACATTGACTTGGTGGTACTTGCAAGATACATGAGAATAATGACTCCAAACTTTGTGTGGCGCTATCCGCACAGAATAATCAACATACATCCGTCACTTCTTCCCGCATTCCCGGGAGCATTTGCATATGCGCAGGCCTTTGAGCGGGGCGCAAAAATAGTCGGAGTCACTGCTCACTATGTCACAGAGGAGCTGGACCAGGGACCAATCATTTTCCAGGACTCGTTTAAGGTTGATTCTTCCGATACTCTGGAGACGATTAAGAAAAAGGGCCAGGAACTAGAGGCGCAAACACTTCTCAAAGCAGTCAAGATGCACCTTGAGGGAAAACTAGAGGTCTCTTGGAGAAAAGTATACACAAAATGA